A stretch of Henckelia pumila isolate YLH828 chromosome 4, ASM3356847v2, whole genome shotgun sequence DNA encodes these proteins:
- the LOC140867003 gene encoding protein SLOW GREEN 1, chloroplastic isoform X1: protein MASYFPSATLSKILRSPLHHHARLRFQVPSKPSLLPFLLLPKRRISQVCAKKLATLLVGSLIFMGSLKSRPVLAVPVQETERFERRRDGEEELMCLRLLRENPTNIEALKMVVNVKMKRGKTDEAVGFVEMLMELQPNEMEWRLLQALCYEMMGDLAKAKSLFHNILKQKPFLLRALHGLAIVMHKNGEGDAVFEMLQKALEFAQRDKRVDEARNICILVAQMHVIKGDLEEALEKFQVLIDENPRDFRPYLCQGIIYSLLDKKDEAEQKFEIYRGIVPEEFPQRGFLDDVVLATKTKSKQWLERELRI, encoded by the exons ATGGCTTCATATTTCCCTAGTGCTACTCTCTCCAAGATTCTCAGATCACCTCTTCATCACCACGCCAGATTACGTTTCCAAGTGCCATCAAAACCATCGCTTTTGCCTTTTCTGTTACTACCCAAGAGACGCATTTCCCAGGTTTGTGCAAAAAAGTTGGCAACTTTGCTAGTGGGGTCGCTGATTTTTATGGGTTCTTTGAAATCAAGGCCGGTTTTGGCAGTTCCTGTTCAAGAAACTGAGAGATTTGAGCGTAGGAGAGATGGGGAAGAAGAGTTGATGTGTCTAAGGTTATTGCGAGAAAACCCGACAAATATAGAGGCGTTGAAAATGGTTGTGAATGTGAAGATGAAGAGAGGAAAGACTGATGAGGCTGTGGGATTTGTTGAAATGTTGATGGAGCTGCAACCCAATGAAATGGAGTGGAGGCTTCTGCAGGCTCTTTGTTATGAGATGATGGGTGATTTAGCCAAGGCCAAGAGCTTGTTCCACAACATTCTAAAGCAGAAACCTTTCTTATTGAGAGCTTTGCAT GGGTTAGCAATCGTGATGCATAAGAATGGTGAAGGGGATGCTGTTTTTGAGATGCTACAAAAGGCTTTAGAGTTTGCTCAACGGGACAAAAGAGTTGATGAAGCGAGGAACATATGCATTTTAGTTGCACAAATGCATGTCATCAAG GGTGATTTGGAGGAGGCTTTGGAGAAGTTTCAAGTTCTGATTGATGAAAATCCAAGGGATTTTCGCCCTTATCTTTGCCAG GGAATTATATACAGCCTACTGGACAAAAAGGATGAAGCGGaacagaaatttgagatatatcGAGGTATTGTGCCGGAGGAATTTCCACAGAGAGGATTCCTCGATGATGTTGTACTGGCCACGAAAACGAAATCAAAGCAATGGCTTGAGAGGGAGCTACGAATCTAA
- the LOC140867003 gene encoding protein SLOW GREEN 1, chloroplastic isoform X2, whose amino-acid sequence MASYFPSATLSKILRSPLHHHARLRFQVPSKPSLLPFLLLPKRRISQVCAKKLATLLVGSLIFMGSLKSRPVLAVPVQETERFERRRDGEEELMCLRLLRENPTNIEALKMVVNVKMKRGKTDEAVGFVEMLMELQPNEMEWRLLQALCYEMMGDLAKAKSLFHNILKQKPFLLRALHGLAIVMHKNGEGDAVFEMLQKALEFAQRDKRVDEARNICILVAQMHVIKGDLEEALEKFQVLIDENPRDFRPYLCQLCP is encoded by the exons ATGGCTTCATATTTCCCTAGTGCTACTCTCTCCAAGATTCTCAGATCACCTCTTCATCACCACGCCAGATTACGTTTCCAAGTGCCATCAAAACCATCGCTTTTGCCTTTTCTGTTACTACCCAAGAGACGCATTTCCCAGGTTTGTGCAAAAAAGTTGGCAACTTTGCTAGTGGGGTCGCTGATTTTTATGGGTTCTTTGAAATCAAGGCCGGTTTTGGCAGTTCCTGTTCAAGAAACTGAGAGATTTGAGCGTAGGAGAGATGGGGAAGAAGAGTTGATGTGTCTAAGGTTATTGCGAGAAAACCCGACAAATATAGAGGCGTTGAAAATGGTTGTGAATGTGAAGATGAAGAGAGGAAAGACTGATGAGGCTGTGGGATTTGTTGAAATGTTGATGGAGCTGCAACCCAATGAAATGGAGTGGAGGCTTCTGCAGGCTCTTTGTTATGAGATGATGGGTGATTTAGCCAAGGCCAAGAGCTTGTTCCACAACATTCTAAAGCAGAAACCTTTCTTATTGAGAGCTTTGCAT GGGTTAGCAATCGTGATGCATAAGAATGGTGAAGGGGATGCTGTTTTTGAGATGCTACAAAAGGCTTTAGAGTTTGCTCAACGGGACAAAAGAGTTGATGAAGCGAGGAACATATGCATTTTAGTTGCACAAATGCATGTCATCAAG GGTGATTTGGAGGAGGCTTTGGAGAAGTTTCAAGTTCTGATTGATGAAAATCCAAGGGATTTTCGCCCTTATCTTTGCCAG CTATGTCCATAG